The nucleotide window TGAAACCCTCGCACGTTTGCAAAGGCCGGATTTTCCAGAGTGACGAGTTTGTGCTGCGGGAATTTTGCGGCGAGGGCCTTGGCGTATAGCTTCGCGCCCCCGCCGGCGAGCACAATGACATCAATGTCGACGCCGGACCCAACTGAGTTCTTTATCGCCTGGACGGCCTCCTCAATAACCACGGTGCCGGCGGGCATGAACTTGTCCAGGTCGATCGGCTTGCCGTACATGGTGAATGGCAGCCCGGTGGTGAGGGACTCATCGAGCCGGCGCACCACCTCTGTCACAGTCGCGCCTCGTACGCTCTTGGTAATTTTCTGAGCGATGGCGCGCAGTACCGCTGAGACGCCGCGCAGCGTCGCATTCGAGCGCGACTCGCTTGCGCTCATTCCCTGGACCACGAACCAATCGACCGTGTTGTAGCCGGGGTCCACGACAAGCGCCATTGGCGCGCGGGTCCTGGACTCGACCGGCTGTTCTGTCATGAACGCCATATAGGCGCCAAGCGGCTGCGGATAAACACAGCATTCCCGGACAATGAGGCGATCGCCATTAGCGTTGATAAGCAGGTCGCCGCTGAATTTCTTGCTGACCGCCTCGGAGTGCGTGTGGAAGGTGGTCAACGGCAGGCCAAGGACGAGGAAATCAAGCGTATGCGCGGGAAGGCCGCCTGCCATATATGACAGCGCACCATACAGACGGGCGGCGTAAGGATCGCCCAGCGCGAAATCCTGGTCGAGCACTTCGCTTTCATGATTAGCGCCGCTCGCTAAAGCGACCGCCCGGCCAACCTCGTAAAGATGGTTGCCCACTCGCACAATGTGCGTGTCGCGTCGCTGCACCACGGCGCCGTCCAGAGTGTTTTCCATCGCCGCTGGCGATTGCGAAGGGAAGCTGTCGCAACGTACCGCACCATCATCCGAGCGCCCATCGGTGAATTTGACGTGGCCATATCCAAGATCGAGCGCGCGAACCGAAAATCTGTGTGCTGACATAAAAACTCCAAACCGAGGGTTAAATGAATTGTGCGCCGCGGCTATTCGTACCGTCCCGTAATAAAGGGGCGTCAAAAGGGGGGGGTTGGCGGGGTTTTGGTAAAAATGCCCCGCAAACACAGGGGAAGACGGTATGTGCAAAATGCGTGCATGAAAGGGGACAAAACAACACAAAA belongs to Opitutaceae bacterium and includes:
- a CDS encoding PRTRC system protein D, with the translated sequence MSAHRFSVRALDLGYGHVKFTDGRSDDGAVRCDSFPSQSPAAMENTLDGAVVQRRDTHIVRVGNHLYEVGRAVALASGANHESEVLDQDFALGDPYAARLYGALSYMAGGLPAHTLDFLVLGLPLTTFHTHSEAVSKKFSGDLLINANGDRLIVRECCVYPQPLGAYMAFMTEQPVESRTRAPMALVVDPGYNTVDWFVVQGMSASESRSNATLRGVSAVLRAIAQKITKSVRGATVTEVVRRLDESLTTGLPFTMYGKPIDLDKFMPAGTVVIEEAVQAIKNSVGSGVDIDVIVLAGGGAKLYAKALAAKFPQHKLVTLENPAFANVRGFQYIGERLAASAARAAGNAA